From Mumia sp. ZJ1417:
GTTCCCGATGCCGTTCACCGTCCAGCGCGCGGCGTCGCTCTTCTTCCAGGCCGCGAGCGTCGGCGCGCACGCGTACCCATCGTTGGCCGCCGGCAACGCCCACCTGCTCCTCACCCACGGGACGCCGGAGCAGATCGCGACCTACGCCGAGCCGGTCGTCGAAGGGCGCTGGTACGGGACGATGTGCCTGTCCGAGCCCGAGGCCGGATCGTCGCTCGCCGACCTCACGACCCGTGCCGTACGCCAGGACGACGGGTCGTACCGTGTGTCCGGCACCAAGATGTGGATCTCCGCGGGCGACCACGAGCTCGGCGAGAACATCGTGCACCTCGTCCTCGCCAAGACCCCGGACGCGCCGCCTGGGACCAAGGGCCTGTCCCTCTTCATCGTGCCCAAGCTCCTCCCCGACTCCGACGGCGCGCCGGGGGAGCGCAACGACGTCGCGCTCGTCGGCCTCAACCACAAGATGGGCTTCCGCGGCACGACGAACACGCTGCTCAACTTCGGCGAGGGATTCGCGACGCCGGGCGGCGAGCGAGGAGCGGTCGGGTTCCTCGTGGGCGAGGAGGGGCGTGGCCTCGCGGCCATGTTCACGATGATGAACGAGGCACGCATCGGCGTCGGCGCAGGCGCGGTGGCGCTGGGCTACACCGGCTATCTGCACGCGCTCGACTACGCCAAGACCCGCACCCAGGGGCGTCCGCTCGATGCGAAGGACCCGTCGACGCCGCCGGTCCCGATCATCGAGCACCCCGATGTGCGGCGCATGCTGCTCGCGCAGAAGTCGTACGTCGAGGGCGGGCTCGCGCTCATCCTCTACTGCGCGCGCCTCGTCGACGACCAGGCGACCGCGCCCGAGCCCGACGACCGCGAGCGCGCGGCGCGACTGCTCGACGTGCTCACCCCGATCGCGAAGGCATGGCCGTCACAGTGGTGCCTCGCGGCCAACGACCTGGCGATCCAGGTGCACGGCGGGTACGGCTACACGCGCGACTACCCAGTCGAGCGGCTCTACCGTGACAACCGGCTCAACCCGATCCACGAGGGGACGCAGGGGATCCAGGGGCTCGACCTGCTCGGCCGCAAGATGGTCGCGGGAGGCGGCGCCGGGCTCGTGCTGCTCGCCGAGACGATCACCGAGACCGTCGTCCGTGCGCGCAAGGGCGGGGGCGAGGCGGCCACGTACGCCGCCGCGCTCGAGGCCGCGCTCGCCCGCCTCATCGAGGTCACGGGCCTCGCGTGGTCAGACGGCGATCCCGCCGTCGCGCTGGCCAACGCCACCGCGTACCTCGAGGCGGCGGGCCACGTCGTCGTCGCGTGGCTCTGGCTCGAGCAGCTCCTCGTGGCGGCGGGGCGCGACGGTGCCCCGTACGACGGCAAGCGGCTGGCCGCGCGTTACTTCTTCACGTACGAGCTGCCGACGATCGCGCCGAAGCTCGACCTCGTCGCCGCACGCGACCGGACCACCCTCGACCTGGACGTCACGGCGCTCTGACCCGATAGCGTCGTCGGGTGCGTGTCGACGAGCTCCCCCTCACCCTCGGTCCGTACCCGCGCGGCGCCGCCAACGCGATCACCGACGTCCCCGGCGTCCGGGTCGGGCACGCGACGATCGCAGAGGGCGACCTCCGTACGGGGGTCACCGCCGTCGTCCCCGACACCCTGGGCCCCCGTCGGCGCGCGCTGCCGGCGGGCCTGTTCGTGGGCAACGGCTACGGCAAGCTCATCGGCGCGACACAGGTCGTCGAGCTCGGCGCGATCGAGACGCCGGTCCTGCTGACCAGCACACTGTCGGCGTTCCGGGTCGCGGACGCGCTCGTCGGGCACGTCCTGTCGTGGAGCGGGTACGAGGACGTCACGACGCTCAACCCGATCGTCGGCGAGACGAACGACGGGTTCCTCTCGAACATCCGTGCCCGCAGCGTCACGGCCGACCACGTCGTGCACGCGCTCGCGTCGGCACACAGCGGCGCGGTGGAGGAAGGGTGCGTCGGCGCGGGGACGGGGACGACCGCGCTCGGCTACAAGGGCGGCATCGGCACATCGTCGCGCCTCGTCGATGTCGGAGCGCACGCCGTGACCGTCGGGGTGCTCGTCCAGTCGAACTTCGGAGGCGTCCTCACCGTCGACGGCGTGCCGATGCCCGCCGAGGAGCTGCTCGGCCACGCAGGCGTCGAGTCGCCGGGCAACTCGTGCATGATCGTCGTCGCTACCGACGCTCCGGCCGACGCGCGTCAGCTCGACCGGGTCTCGCGCCGCGCCGTCTTCGCGATGGGCCGGGTCGGGGCGAGCTTCTCGCACGGCAGCGGCGACTACGCCCTGGCGTTCACGGTGGCCGAGGAGCGGCCGGCGGAGGACGCCCAGCTCGATCCGCTGTTCGGCGCGACCATGGACGCGGTCGAGGAGGCCCTGCTCAACTCGGTGCTGGCGGCCACGACGACGCGTGGGTTTGGCGGTCAGGTGGCGCACGCCGTGCCGGTCGACGGAGTGCGCTCCCGCCTCGGCCCACGATGACGCACTCGGAGCGCCGCCGTCAGAAGACCGGCTTTCCTCCGGTCACGCCGATCACGGTGCCCGTGACGTAGCTGGCATCGCTCGGGGACGCGAGGAACACGAACGCGGGTGCGACCTCGGCCGGCTGCCCGGCCCGTCCGAGCGGCGTGTCCTTGCCGAAGGCCTCGATCTTCTCCTCCGGCTGCGTCGCCGGCTGGAGCGGAGTCCAGATCGGACCCGGCGCGACGGCGTTGACCCGGATGCCCTCGGGTCCGAGCATCGCCGCGAGGTTGGCGGTGACGTTGTTGATCGCGGCCTTCGTCGCGGCGTAGTCGAGCAGCGTCGGCGACGGGTCGTACGCCTGGATCGACGTGCAGTTGACGACGCTCGCCCCTCGCCGCATCAGGGGGACGGCGGCCTGCGTGATCCAGAACAGCGCATAGAGGTTGGTCCGCATCACGCGGTCCAGCCGCTCGGGCGAGATCGAGGCCAGCCCGTCGCCGCGCGCCATCTGATAGCCGGCGTTGTTGACGAGCACGTCGAGGCCGCCGAGCTCGCCGACGACCTGCGACGGCAGCGACTGCGCGGTGTGACGATCGGTGATGTCGCCGGGCAGGAGGGCGACCTTGCGTCCCTCGCGCTCGACCCACGAGGCCGTGTCCTCGGCGTCGTCCTGCTCCTCGGGCAGGTATGAGAGGGCGACGTCCGCCCCTTCTCGGGCGTACGCGATCGCGACCGCGCGCCCGATCCCGGAGTCACCACCCGTGATCAGTGCACGCAGGCCGGCCAGTCGTCCGGACCCGACGTACGACTCCTCGCCGTGGTCGGGGACGGGGGACATGGCCGTGGTCGAGCCTGGTGGCTCCTGTTGCTGGCGGGGGAAGGCCCCGGAGTCGTTGAGGAGAAGCTCGGCGTTGCGGGCGACGTCGGACTCGATGTTGGTCATGCCGTCCCCGTACCCGGTCGGCGGCGGGCCATGCGGGTGTCACATGCAACCAAGCTTGCCGACGGCGCGGGGCCACCTCTCTACGCGCTCACCGTCGCCGACGAATGCCCAGGCGCCGTCGGCGGACAGCCACAGGTGGTCCTCGCCCCGGTGGAATCCTGTGTCGCGGGCGTCAGGAGGGAGCGCGACCGCCGCCTCGTACGCTCCGGAGAGCAGGGTCGCGACGTGCGGGTCGGGTTCCGGCGCGCGGACGTACTCGGCCTCGTCAATCTCGAGGAACGTCATGTCGTCCCAGGAGCAGTGCGCGGGACCGGCGTACGACTGGACGCGGCGGGTCGAGACCCGTCCGTCTGCGTCGGACCAGATCTCGTACCCCGCCTCCTCGGCGACCTCGTCCGGCAGCTCGGAGTAGTCGCAGCGCGCCCACGACTCCACGTACCAGCCGTCCTGACCGTCGCGCACGATCAGCGCCTGACGCACCCCGCCGTCGTGGGTCAACGTGTACAACGCGCGGCCGTCGTCCTCGCGTACGCGGACGTAGCCCCCGCGCGCACCGAAGACCAGGGCCTCGTCGAAGGCGGTGCGGATCGCCTCGTCGGCGTCGTCGGAGAGGGCGCCGTTGTCGTACGCGCCGGGGTAATTGTTGCCGCCCTCCGCGGGACCGGTGCACTCGACCACATGCCCGGCCGCGCCGCGCTTGCCCGTCGCGCTCAGCGGGCCCTCGTACGTCCCAGGGGCCAGATCCTGCCCGCAGGCGGAGGTGAGGAGCAGCGCGGCGACGGCTGCGAGGCCAGGGGAGCGCGGACGGCGACGACGCAGGGGGTTCCTCACGACGATGAAGTCTCACACGAAGCGACGTCGGTCGGTGCTGATTTGCGGGCGGCGCTCGCAGTGAGTCCCAGCGCGAGAGCCTCAGCGTGAGAGCAGCGTCACCAGTGCGACGACGGTCGGTGCGGCCGCGATCGGGATCCACATCGGGGACCACAGCGAGCGCTTGAGGATGAGCCGCACGCCGACGAACGTGATCGCCGCGATCACACCCGACATGAGCGTGATCGCGATCGCGTCGCCGTGGCGGCCCTGCCCGTCGAGGACGAAGGCCAGGCCGATGCAGCCGAGGACTCCGTGAACGGTGATCGCGAAGAAGCCGATCGCTGCCACGCGGCGCTGGACCTTGCGCAGCGCCGCGAGCTCGGCCTCCCGCTGCTCGCGGGTCTTGCGTGGCGCGGTCGGACGTGGCGGCGTCGGGGTCGTGCTCTCGGTCATGCAGGGCTCCTGGTGGGGACGGGCTCGGTCGCCTTCTGGGCGGCGGAGATCAGTCGGTGGAGGAAGGCGTTCGCCTCGACGAGCTCGTTGGCCGTCATGCCGAGGCGCTCGAGCATCGTGACGGGCACCTTGAGCGCGCGGTCGCGCAGGTCGCGCCCGTCGTCGGTGAGCGAGATCGTCAGCGTGCGCTCGTCGCTGCTCGACCGCTCCCGCGCGATCAGGCCGAGGGCTTCGAGCCGCTTCACCAGCGGGGAGGCGGTTGCGGGCTCGAGGTGCAGGGCGGCGCTGAGGTCCTTGAGCGACTGGCCGTCGGTCTCCCACAGGGCGAGCATCACGAGGTACTGCGGGTGACTCAACCCCAGCGGCTCCAGGACCGGCCGGTACGCGGCGACGACACTGCGGGCGGCGACCGCGAGCGCGAAGCACACCTGGTGCTCGAGGGCGAGCGAGTCGTCGATCTCCATGACATTCAGTGTACGAACGATTAGGGCACTAATTGTTTGGGGGCCTCTGATTCCGCATGAGGGTGCTCCCGCTGGGTATCGGGGGAGTGACTCGTACGTAGGGGGTAGGGACATATGGCCACTCAAGGAACGATGTGGCGAGCGTCCAAGCGCGTTGTCGGAGGGCTCAAGGACCTTCCGCGCAACACCGCATGGCTCGTCTCGAAGGCCGTCAACGTGGACGGCGCCCAGGAGGGCGCGACGCATGCCGCGTCGCAGTCCAAGAACGGTGTCGTCGACCAGGTGCGCCGTGCGACTGCGGTCGTCGCCGACAAGGTCCCGGGGATCGACTCGGTCGAGACACGGCTCACGCGCGCTCACGCTG
This genomic window contains:
- a CDS encoding acyl-CoA dehydrogenase, whose protein sequence is MDSSRLVSRRDLDFLLFEWLDVEALTSRERYDDHDRTTFDGVLDVSERLAAEKFAPLAAALDVDEPRIGDDGKVVLLPEVAEALAAYNEAGLPGMSFPSEHGGFPMPFTVQRAASLFFQAASVGAHAYPSLAAGNAHLLLTHGTPEQIATYAEPVVEGRWYGTMCLSEPEAGSSLADLTTRAVRQDDGSYRVSGTKMWISAGDHELGENIVHLVLAKTPDAPPGTKGLSLFIVPKLLPDSDGAPGERNDVALVGLNHKMGFRGTTNTLLNFGEGFATPGGERGAVGFLVGEEGRGLAAMFTMMNEARIGVGAGAVALGYTGYLHALDYAKTRTQGRPLDAKDPSTPPVPIIEHPDVRRMLLAQKSYVEGGLALILYCARLVDDQATAPEPDDRERAARLLDVLTPIAKAWPSQWCLAANDLAIQVHGGYGYTRDYPVERLYRDNRLNPIHEGTQGIQGLDLLGRKMVAGGGAGLVLLAETITETVVRARKGGGEAATYAAALEAALARLIEVTGLAWSDGDPAVALANATAYLEAAGHVVVAWLWLEQLLVAAGRDGAPYDGKRLAARYFFTYELPTIAPKLDLVAARDRTTLDLDVTAL
- a CDS encoding P1 family peptidase, which produces MRVDELPLTLGPYPRGAANAITDVPGVRVGHATIAEGDLRTGVTAVVPDTLGPRRRALPAGLFVGNGYGKLIGATQVVELGAIETPVLLTSTLSAFRVADALVGHVLSWSGYEDVTTLNPIVGETNDGFLSNIRARSVTADHVVHALASAHSGAVEEGCVGAGTGTTALGYKGGIGTSSRLVDVGAHAVTVGVLVQSNFGGVLTVDGVPMPAEELLGHAGVESPGNSCMIVVATDAPADARQLDRVSRRAVFAMGRVGASFSHGSGDYALAFTVAEERPAEDAQLDPLFGATMDAVEEALLNSVLAATTTRGFGGQVAHAVPVDGVRSRLGPR
- a CDS encoding SDR family oxidoreductase, whose translation is MTNIESDVARNAELLLNDSGAFPRQQQEPPGSTTAMSPVPDHGEESYVGSGRLAGLRALITGGDSGIGRAVAIAYAREGADVALSYLPEEQDDAEDTASWVEREGRKVALLPGDITDRHTAQSLPSQVVGELGGLDVLVNNAGYQMARGDGLASISPERLDRVMRTNLYALFWITQAAVPLMRRGASVVNCTSIQAYDPSPTLLDYAATKAAINNVTANLAAMLGPEGIRVNAVAPGPIWTPLQPATQPEEKIEAFGKDTPLGRAGQPAEVAPAFVFLASPSDASYVTGTVIGVTGGKPVF
- a CDS encoding MarR family winged helix-turn-helix transcriptional regulator, which codes for MEIDDSLALEHQVCFALAVAARSVVAAYRPVLEPLGLSHPQYLVMLALWETDGQSLKDLSAALHLEPATASPLVKRLEALGLIARERSSSDERTLTISLTDDGRDLRDRALKVPVTMLERLGMTANELVEANAFLHRLISAAQKATEPVPTRSPA